CCCCCCTTTGCCTCTCACCCCCACCAGCTACTGCTCCACCAACAGGACCAGCAGATGAGTGCCAGGTTTAACATGCCAAGCCAAAACAGAGTGGAGGGACAATGCTAGAGCTGTGGCCAAAGTCTTCCTTGTCCCCAGGTCATCAGCAGCACACCGTGACCACCTCTGAGGTCAGCACAAAGACATTGCACATTTAAAAGCACACTAATTCCCCAGCCACAGGTTTGCAGCCCCAGTTCCAACCCCTGTGAAGCCTTTATGGCTTTTGCAGGTGTCCTGCTTCCAGCCATTGACCCACACCACTCCCATAAAATACTCCAgacaacacacacacagtgcctcctctcccccagccaaATCATTGCCCTATATAACTTTTACACGTCTGGATGGTGCATCCAGCTATCAGAGATGTTTCCTGTTTATATGCTGATTACGGGTAGCCCACCAGCCCATTTTAGTGGTGTTGCTGAAGGGAATAGGCTGAAGGAGATAGAGGAATAAATGAGTTACTGGATCTCCCAGGGGAGCAGGGAATtacacagaagagaaggaaagggaaggagacgTTTTAAGTCCACAGACAAAAGCAGCACTCAGCTGGGAATGAAAGAAGTTAAATAACACTGATGAAAGAACAATTGTCAGTAATGCTCAGACTCATCCTTCCAAAATCTCTCTCCTTTGTCTTGAGATTTGCCGGACAGCTTGTCTTGTCACAACCAGacacatttccctttcttttcttttctttcccccttccttcctttgccTCCCCTCCTTCAGTTCCCCTTGCTGTCACTACTAAACGTAATCACAAAAAATCAGACTCTGGTGGAACAAAAACAGAGGTCGATGTATCTATGGTGCCAATTAGCAAAACACACTCTTCAGTTATTCTAATGAGACATTACTGCTGGCATCTGCTTGGGAAAACGCGCTCATGAGttcaggcagcagagctgccctcAGGACACTGAGTCTCTTTGGAGAATTGGTCTATTTGCTGAACTTTTCTGCAAAGGCTGCATAGGTGTGCAGCTCTTTGGCTAATCCGATCCCAAACAGATATTTTGAAGCCACAAAGGCCAGCTTGGCAGCAGGTTTCCATGAACTTTCGATTGGAGCTGGTTATCTAGCTGCCTCATGTACTTCTGTAAGTCTCCTCTTTAATTGAATTTTCCCCAGGCTAATGTTCTTCTGTCTTAAAACACCATCATGGACAGAATGGTCCAAGGTTAGACACTTCTAGGAGATATCTGCCCAAACATTGGGCTGGCTGGAAGCCACATGCCCCTGATTAGCATGGCCTTCAGCTCACACCATGCCTTTCAGTGGGACTTATTAACTGGGACTGAGCACTGTGCTAAACAGGGCTCACTGGTGTGTGGTCATCTTAAATCCTGGGCAGAGCTTGCCCCTGTCTGCCTGCAGAACTAAGGAGGTAGGGAGCAGTATCTCAGTACTTACACACCAGCTGTGGTAATTTCAGATGCCTTTTTTCAAGCCTTTGGGTGGGTTTATTTCCCAGGTGGTCTTGTAGAGCTGTACAGAAGGAATGGTTCATGTCCTGAGTGATGAATAAAATGCAGGcgggaaagggaggaaaagaaaatggaaacagaagagTGCCAACCACAGCCTCAGGACTGCAGAAGAGAGGTGTGAACACAGAGCAAGTGTTGCTGGTGGGAGAAATTCATCCGCCAGCGTCTGGCAGTGATTTTAACACGTGTAAGGTCACCAGCAGCATCACTATAACAAACAGGCGATGTGTTTTTGAGCAATGACTTTGCCTAAATGACCCTTTCCAAggaatttttgttctttaaacttCAGACAGGAAGATTGTCAGCCGGAACAGCAAACTTTTCACCTAACACATGCCACGACTGCTGACTTTTGAGGGGTCACACCATAATAATACCCTGTGCAGCAATGGGTCACTTGCTGTGGATGAATTGCCTCCTCCTGGGTGGAAGGTGTCTCTCAGGCATCTGCTTTTGCAGGATCAAGCCCAAAATTTATgtatttcattgctgttttAGACATCTGCTGTTCCCCAACTGCCACTTTTTAGGCTTCAGAAAACTAGTCAAGCCCTCATTCTTTCTCAGCTGTCAATTATATTTCCACAACATTGTAAGCTTGGAAGACCAAAGCACTGATTTGGTTTGGTTCAGTTCAGTCCCGTTTGGTGGGGGAGTGGGAAGGACTTGAGTGAACGAAATCTGTTCGTATTGATAGGAATCCTTCTACAACCATCACCAAGACTTTTGTGAGAGCTCCAGAGAGATTTCATGTTGTCATAACTCTAATAACAAAAATTGATGCCCTAAATATACCCTGTAgataaaaagtaaagaaattgtCTTCTGAGCAGAAAAATCCCTGAGCATTGGGAATTCTGCAGGTAAGATACAGTAGGGTTTTTGACCCCTGCATTCAAGGATTTCTGATATCAGTAAACACCTCAACATCAGGTAATTTAAGTGACATCTGCATAACAACTGTGATATCAGAGAACTAAATGAGAATTCAAAGTCACTCTGAATAATTCAGGCAGGCAGGCATCCCCATCTGACAAGCCCCGTGACCGTGCAGTGCTGGAGAAGGCAGTGTCTCCCTGAGTGCTACACCATGGCCCATTTGCAAGGGAAGGAATCTGAGAGTAGGTAATttgtgtatattaaaaaaaaaaacaaagtaattgcAGGTGCCTGGTTATTCTAGATTTCCAGGGAGGAAACTAGACCCCCTTTACAGAGCTCTTAGATCTACCCATTTTGGAGCAAAAGAAGAACTGCTGTACTGGGTCAAAAGAAGCATTACTTTAGCTTCTTCTGctttacagaaaaagcagaagcctTGCCCAGTGCCCAGTTGCAAGCCCTTGGCATACCGGACCGTTCCTATAACATACCAATAAATTCATCATatccctggagctgcagagcagtCCTATAccagcagagcacagagcaCACACGATGCATGTGGCATGCCTCATCCTTCGTATAATCAAGTGCTAAAAGGCCATGTCCCTCATGATGGTAAAAGTAGGTCTTGGCTGCAGCAAATATGAGTAACTCTACAGAAGACGTAGAATTTCTTATTAAGGCCAGTAGGCTTAAACCAGAACTGTAATTCTCCTTGACTGACTTGTGTTAAGGCTGAGTAACATAACCTGGGCTGCCTAATTTCACCACACAGGTCCTCCCTAAGCCTTCCTCTGGAGGTGACGTAACGAGCTGCTGACCACATTGCAGAGGGatccctgcactgctgctgtgcagagATATGGAGCAGGAGATGTctgctctgtccccagcagGCATGGTCATGACCGAGATTTCTTCTCTGGCAGCTGAGCCCAGGTAGAGCAGCCAGCACGTATCCTCTGAGCAATTTGGCAAAAGGAACACAGAGATTTAGCAGGGGAGAACTTCAGTTTGGGAACAATCAGGAGAGCAAAGACCTTTTGTCCTTGGAGTCTTGCTTTCTATTAAGTGTCTTTGTACAGGGCAGAGAGATCCCACATTCTGACAGCTGGgacttctttaaaaacagccCCCCTCGGTGTGATATTCGGTGAGTTATCACAGGTAATCATAAGTATTAGATGGAGTCACCCAGACGAGTAGTGTCTGGCATGCAGCGATCTGTACTTAAACACACCGCAGCAGTCAGCTAATTGTGGCTGTGCAGCCCTGGGATCCAAAACCAGCTGGTTAAGCACAGCGCTCTTCCAGCTCACCGAGCAGAAAGAGGTCCCTCAGCTGTGCCAGAAGTTCACACGTACACGAAAACCCCCCCACCGAGCAGCACGCGCACGTGTGCAGGCCACCGCTGCCGCTCCAGCTAAGGAGATGCCAAGGCTGCCCTGTTAGCGGCAAAATATTCTGCACAACATACCTTGTTCCCCCAAAACCAAGGCTCTTGGGGGAAAAATGTGAAGTCAGGTAACAGTGGATGGTCCCAGCATCATACAGAGCAAACTGGCACCTCCCAGGCGCAGGCAcgagcggggaggaggaggaggagggagggttACTCAGCGTGTCCCCCGGGCTGCATCAGGACCGGTGTGTCACATGCTGGCACGTGCCACACCACCGCACACCTCCGCAAGTGTTACCACACTGACTCCTGGCAGggattcaggggaaaaaagccctcaGTAAGGTGCGCCAGGCTCCCACTTTCCTGTTGTTCAGGGCTTTGCAtaacaaatatttgcaaaagagCAACCAAACCACTGCTCCGAGCGTGACCCCTGAGGCAGAGCTGTATTTAGCTTTATTTACCATGGCAGGCGAGCATGGGAGATCCGCCTGGCAGGCAGTCACCGCACACCATCCCCTTTGCCAGTCACCTGCCAAATAGATCATTGCTACAACATACCCTGCAGTCCATCCTTTTTTACCTCTCAGTGCACATTTCTTGGCTCAAGGCCACATGGGAAGTATTTGTAACCATTCTCAATTagctatttgtttttaaattgtccATTTGTATCCCTTTTATGTCCTAGCTGCTCTGATGACATTAGTGAGCGATTGCCCTGTCTCTGTTTTATGTCTACACGCTGACATAAGTTATGCTGTGTGATCGGTTAATGTGCTGGAACTGCGTGACAATCTCTGCCTTCTTGCCTGCTTCCATTTGGGAGCAATGCAAATCCTAATAGCAGCTCTCAGAGTTAAATACGGTTTgataaataataatagaaaagtAATATTAGGTTATTACTCTACATTACTTCTTTGAAGGCAATTGCATCTGTCAGttcacaatatattttttctccccaacATCAGAGAAAAATTTGACAGGCTGAATTACTGTTACATTTCCAACTAGGAAAACATTGACAAGCTTTAAAGAATAGTTTTGAAGAGAAACCATGGACATCTAAAGATGTGAATTACAGTTGGATGAAGAAACCTCAAGGGGTCTTAGGTATGCGAGACTATTGATGGCAGTACCATCTAAGCAAAATTTTTGCTATAAAACCCCACACCATATGTTCTTTTCCTGGCTATGACTCATCATCTAAATACAAATTCAATTCTAGTTTCAGGGAGTTTATGATTAAacctgttttcttgtttctgcagtTTATGTATGATTTCATATCTATCTTAACtctatttctttgcctttattGGTGAATGTAAGTTACATGGTTGGTCTGACACACAGTGCTTTTTTCCAAGGTTGAGTGAAACTTGGTGGTTTCAGCTTAAATGAGTGGTGGGTTTGCTAGAGCCCAAAGTGACGTTGATGTTGCTCACCTGCCATTTTGCAGACGGTAGAAGAGGAACTTCTCCCACGTGTACTGCTATGTCCATGTtatggtggtgccagggctcAGAGGCGTGCGGTTCACATGCTTCGGGTGCTGCCTGGATGATTCAAAAGAActgtaacagaaaacacaggagaTTTTGACCAGCCTCAGGTCTGTAAGTACATTTTAAACCCACAAAGTTTGAGTGTGTTTGAAATGTActcaaatatttccttcttcacCGTTGTGTCCTCATGACCCATTGAATCATCAAAGGCTCAGAGATGAAAGAAGGACTTATGGTTAGAAAATGCAAAGGACTCTCTGCTGAAGGGGGAATGGTTTgttgtatcttctttttttttaatcccagaaCAAATAGCTTTAGTGGATAATTTTCTGCGAGGGTTTTCACTGTAATCAGTAACTGGGCTTCCAGAAagctattttataaataaagtaaataagCTCCCAatcaaaaaacccacagaaatcAATCACAAAATCCCCATAGTGTTTCATGAGCTTTGAGTCACACTCAGGGCGCAAAATTACCCAAACCACTAGCCTGTAGGGAATCAAAAAAGAATGTGGTCCTTTCAGATAATTTTAGTGATGACTTTCTTCAGGCTATTTTCTACATATGGTAACATAAGACCTGTTACCATATTCAACTGAAGAAAAGACACCTCGTATACCTAAACATAATCTAGTGGCCTAAGTTGGCATTGACAGGTCAAATTCACCTATGGTATAATTCAACTGAGCCAATGAAGCTGTACCAAAGAAGGATTTACTGAGCTGGCACAAGTGTCTAATCTTTATATTTGCTATAAGAGGTTTTTACCTTTTCAGAAATGGCTGTAATTAGTTTTGGAGATGAATAAGTTTCCACCAGGTCAGAGTGAATCCGATGAAAAAGGACACCTGAGGACCCTTAAGCCTTTCTCTCTCACGAGATGGGTATGGAGGTGGAACTATCCACCCTGTAGAGGATTCAGTCATTAAATATGAACTTCACATACGAATGTATTATTTTCAACCTTAGAAATATTTACCAAAAAATCAGGGATCATGATCTACtggacaaaaggaaaacagtcacAGCCCTAAAAGCCGGAGAAGACCGGGCCATACTCCTCGGGCTGGCCATGATGGTGTGCTCTATCATGATGTACTTTCTCCTGGGAATCACCCTGCTGCGGTCTTACATGCAAAGGTAATTTCGTGATGGTTACCCCTGATCTCACACTCTCTGCTCCAGCTGACATCTCATGGCTTATTCTTTTGACTCTTTTTATTAAAGTTTTACAATTTTTCCTTTGGTCAACATAGACCTGATTCTCCACTTCCTTACCCCAGTATAAATTAGGCATAACTACACTGAAAATTAGTTGAATAATACCAGCACAAGCGAGGGAAGAATTAGATCCCTGTTTGACAAAATCTTGATCCATAGGCTTTAGACTTGCCACAGTCTTAACATCAGTGTAATATCCATATCAGCTGGTCAGCAGTCTGCTGAACCCTGTAAGCCtctcaggggctgctgctgcaaagcccAGTCAAACTGAGGAGAAAACAGCACAAATATTTAGCTGCCTCGAGAAACAACGCACTCTCACATGACGAGTGGAGaattaatttggaaaagaaatcaagCCACTTTGTAGCATGTGGTTTTCCACGTAGGTTattactttcattttaacaaGTGAAATCCCCCTGAAATATAGTAATTTGCTGAAAGTGAAAGACCATCTTTCATCATTACTGCACTGCACTTAATTCTTCTGAGGCCTTCTCTGGCTTCCTTCTCTGCCACGGAGCAGGAAGTTTGGCCTGTGATTCATTAGCAGCATTTGAAATCAGTTTTCAAGCACCAGCCCTATTTAAAATCCAGCCCAGACTGTAATAAGACTGTCAACAATGTTTTTTCTGCCCTGATCAGTGGAGTTAGGAGAATGCAAATGTGTAATTGGGGATCAAAACATTAGTCTGTCATGCCCGAAACCACCCCGAGGCAGTGGCCAATACCTGGCACATTTTGGGTTATCCACAGGCTTCTTCTTTAGGCAGGTGCAATAAGTGCCTGCCATTGATTGGTATGAACATCCTCATTTATATTGGTGCACCTGCAGGAAAATATTCCTTCTTGACCCTGCAACAATAAGGAAAAAGTAGCAATGCCTGAGGATAAGCTGTACTGATTTGCAGCACCTGATTTGTGTGATAAAGGcatttgtccttttttaaatCCAGGCAAAGTTTAGATTTCAAAAAGAGAGATCAAGACCTATTAAGTATCCAAGAGCATTCGCTTTTCCAAATTGCTCTCCCAGACCTTTCAGCAATATCAGGGTCAGTTGCAGAGGCTGCTAAGGTCAAAATTGCTCATGTGAAAAGAGATGATTTATATTACAAACTATGTGAAAAATTGCCAGAAGATATCAAAGCACCTATGAAGTATTAAATATTCCATCTTCACAAGTCTGTTGTAGGTAGGTGTTACTTTATTACCCCATGCATGAATAAAACAGCAGTCAGAAAGGTGAAAGTGAGGAGAAGACAACCCAGGAGTCTTTGCTGTCACTTCTCTTTGCACAGCCCAATCTCCTTAGGGGTATTCTCCTTTACAGACAGAAATACCCCTCCAACAAAATACTGCCtgggaggtgaaaaaaaatcttttcacttGATTTCCCTGCAGAAATCATAGCATAAATTAATATGTGAAATGGAATATACAAGCAGAATTACTGCCAAAGTAAAATACCAAGAGAATTAGTCAGAAATATTTGATATCACTGACTGTAGGTTTGGCAAGGGGTGGGCAGACCCTCAGCctgtgggcaggggcaggacagCCACGCTGGCTGGGAGCTGAGGAGCTGAGCAGGGCTAAAGGGGAGCCCTGGGGTGAAACTTTTCCCCGAGCCCATGAAGGGCCTCGCACAGAGCCCTCACTGTGCCCTTCCCACTGTTCTTGTCCCTAAGGAAAATACAGACGTAGATTTTTAAACACATGCAAGAAACCCAAGTGAACATTGCCAGTGCACACCCCGGCTCCATCGTTCCAGTTTTAGCCTCTGGTGCATTGGAGATAAGCTGAAATCCTCCAGAATGATTACAACCACTGACTTGACTTAGGGAAAACTGAGCAAGCTGCCACTTAGAAAAAGCTTTTCCGCAGGTGGAGCTGCATGTGGTACCACTGGTGTGTTACTGTCTTCATGCACGTGAAGATACATACCCTGCTAATGTAAGGTCATCCTTCCAGCCTCCACTCTAAGCTGAACTGGACTTTGTGGTTAACCATCAAGCCTTGGTCCAGGTTGTTCCTTCGTGCAGCACCACATACATTGTGCTCTCCCCAAGGCATGCTGCtcagttttcttcccaaataTCTCTGCTGTTTGCCTTTGGTTTCAAATAGaccttctccagactaaaagTTCCAGTTCCCTTTTCATTTCTACATAGACATATGTGAATCCGGTATTTTTGTTCCAGAAGCACAAACTTTGGGTATTACAGAATAATACACTGTTTACGATGTGCAACATGAGAAAGTCCAGCCTTTGCTCAAAGCCCTGCAACATGTAGCATCTCCTACAAGATGCCCCCTGGTATATCCTTGACAGAAAGCCTGAGCTGCGTTTAGTGCTTATTGCCCATTCTCACCATGCTCTAACgtctcttttttcctatttagtGTCTGGACAGAAGAGGCTCAGTGCTCACTTCTCAATGCATCCATCACAGAAACCTTCAATTGCTCATTTAGCTGCGGTCCAGACTGCTGGAAAATCTCCCAGTACCCCTGCCTCCAGGTGTACGTTAATCTCACCTCTTCTGGCCAGAAGCTTCTGCTCTACCACACCGAGGaaacaatgaaaattaattctgagGTAGGAGCATGgaataaaatttcttcctaaatggGTTTCTGGAGGGCTGCTCACCTCATTATACCCATTCCTCACTTTAAAGCAACACAAggcttccagctcctgcttCCCTGGAAAACACggagcagagaaagcagaaatcagTGCACAAACTGTGCTCACATCTCTGGAGGGGCAGTTTTCCACCTCCATCCCATGCAGGGAGCACAGCTTGTCCCAGACAGGGTGGTGGCCCCAGGGGCTGGAGAATGCCTCGTCCTTTGCCAGTGCAAGCAGTGCTCTACAGGCACAGGCTAGCGCTGAGCACTTGTCACATTGATATTCTCATAGAGCTGTGGACAAGTCACTTCCCACCCGCGTGTGGCTCTGCATGGTAGCGAACACCCCCAGCGACGTGCGTGGAGCATCCATGGCAGTGAGAATAGAAATGGCCTTATTACTGCGGGGCCAGGCAAGGCGATGGGGAGAGACGAGAGCCCTGAGTCTAACAGCAGACGTGTCTCCATCTCGATCTTTGGTGACAAACTCTACACCTTCAGCATCTCTGCTGAGGTCAGATGTGCTGCTGGGGTCAAGGCACAGCACTTACCCCTGCGGATGGTGCAAAGACGCTGAAAGTTTGCGGAGCAGGGGCTGTCaagataaaagcagcagcataaaGATAAAAGGTCTGGATTTTGGGCATGTATAAGCTAAGGAGTCAGCCTGTCTTCCTTGCACAACTTCCCTGATTCCAGATATTaaccaaaaaaattatttttaacaaatctgCAGAAGAATTCctctctctgcttcagcaaGTACAAAATCCAGCATAACTCCATCCAGGTGGGATGGAGACAGCTCCTGTCTGGAGGCTATAACGAAGGCAGCGGATGCACAGAAGCTGCCTCCTCACCAGCCCACAGCCACAGCTGTGCGGCTGACACGGTGCTGA
This DNA window, taken from Nyctibius grandis isolate bNycGra1 chromosome 8, bNycGra1.pri, whole genome shotgun sequence, encodes the following:
- the LOC137666559 gene encoding calcium-activated potassium channel subunit beta-2 isoform X2, with the protein product MSLCFKYPRDKWRNIYQKIRDHDLLDKRKTVTALKAGEDRAILLGLAMMVCSIMMYFLLGITLLRSYMQSVWTEEAQCSLLNASITETFNCSFSCGPDCWKISQYPCLQVYVNLTSSGQKLLLYHTEETMKINSECSYIPKCGKNYEESMSLVNIVMENFRKYQHFSCFYDPEGVQKNVILTKLYSSNVLFHSLFWPTCMMIGGVAIVAMVKLTQYLSLLCERLQRINR